A single window of Maylandia zebra isolate NMK-2024a linkage group LG2, Mzebra_GT3a, whole genome shotgun sequence DNA harbors:
- the gpr101 gene encoding putative G-protein coupled receptor 101 — translation MSSSQQPDVGTNVTDVPGQLGFTSSNQGPVWSSIVNSVVKMVLISLIVCVSLFGNVIVLLVFQRKPQLLHVANRFVLNLLLADLLQTILVMPFAIAATMPSVWPLDARLCQALVVLMHLFAFAGVNTIIVVSVDRYLAIIHPLSYPTRMTPHLGTNLIICTWVLSFLQSTPPLYGWGTIDFDQHHNICSVVWSSSLSYSAVVSTFSFWLPVLIMLGCYWMVFRAARRQNALVHPIQTQSYSQPCPQDFQAPSSPQQRCQPQQPSSPEGPYSARRYPVRVRHRRFHYHCKAARVVFVIMASYIFSMGPYTILNTISMFTRAAIPSWLSSLALVLFFLQCCLHPYIYGYMHRSVRKEFLALLCGLFCKQGRPNQSSAVESCFTTTEGRSTAHPHLPSLAARIVPLRTWEECTTSSSPTFERKSRDSRKETTSTSISSEKELTVNSKQST, via the coding sequence ATGTCAAGTTCTCAGCAGCCTGATGTGGGCACAAATGTCACTGATGTTCCTGGGCAGCTTGGTTTCACCAGCTCCAATCAGGGCCCGGTCTGGTCCTCCATTGTTAACagtgtggtgaagatggtgcTCATATCGCTGATTGTCTGCGTGTCTTTGTTTGGGAATGTGATTGTTCTGCTGGTGTTCCAAAGGAAGCCTCAGCTCCTTCATGTGGCCAACCGCTTtgtcctcaacctcctcctGGCAGACCTACTTCAGACTATATTAGTCATGCCCTTTGCTATTGCAGCTACCATGCCAAGTGTGTGGCCTCTGGATGCTCGGCTGTGCCAGGCCCTGGTGGTGCTCATGCACTTGTTTGCATTTGCAGGGGTTAACACCATTATAGTTGTGTCTGTGGATCGCTACCTGGCAATTATTCACCCTCTTTCTTATCCCACTCGCATGACCCCTCACTTGGGCACCAACCTGATCATCTGCACCTGGGTGCTCAGTTTCCTGCAGAGCACACCTCCTCTCTATGGCTGGGGGACCATAGACTTTGACCAACATCACAATATCTGCTCAGTGGTGTGGTCTTCTAGTCTGTCCTACTCTGCTGTGGTGTCTACCTTTTCTTTCTGGCTTCCTGTGCTCATCATGCTCGGATGTTACTGGATGGTTTTCAGGGCAGCCCGGAGGCAGAACGCTCTTGTACACCCCATACAGACACAGTCCTACTCTCAACCCTGCCCGCAGGACTTCCAGGCACCTAGCAGCCCACAGCAGCGATGCCAGCCCCAGCAGCCCAGTTCACCGGAGGGACCTTACTCAGCCAGAAGATACCCAGTTCGAGTTAGACACAGGCGTTTTCACTACCACTGCAAGGCAGCCCGTGTGGTTTTTGTGATCATGGCTTCATACATCTTCAGCATGGGTCCTTACACCATTCTGAATACTATATCTATGTTCACCAGAGCAGCTATACCCTCATGGTTATCCTCCCTTGCCCTTGTACTCTTCTTTTTACAGTGCTGCCTACATCCTTATATTTATGGCTACATGCACCGTAGTGTAAGAAAGGAATTTCTGGCTTTACTCTGTGGGTTGTTCTGCAAGCAGGGCCGTCCCAACCAGAGCTCTGCTGTGGAAAGCTGCTTCACTACGACTGAGGGACGCTCCACCGCTCACCCTCACCTGCCCAGCTTGGCTGCTCGAATCGTCCCCCTGCGGACATGGGAAGAGTGCACAACATCGTCCTCTCCCACTTTTGAGAGGAAGTCGAGAGACAGTCGTAAGGAGACCACCTCTACCAGTATCAGCTCTGAGAAGGAACTTACAGTCAACAGCAAACAAAGCACATAA